In Paraburkholderia sprentiae WSM5005, a genomic segment contains:
- a CDS encoding sterol desaturase family protein: MFTSGKIALCVTLFVVGVSLIEACVLTRSQRNSATPFDWHEVWISLADLAGRKLFALLPLSLATPIFALAWDHRIFTVTLNSALMVFLLFIGQEFCYYWYHRASHRIRFFWATHAVHHSPNQLTLSSAYRLGLTGKLTGSAMFFAPLVWLGVRPEIVLATLSFNLLYQFWLHNTWTPKLGWLEYVFNTPSAHRVHHASNVDYLDANYGGVLVVFDRLFGTYVEERADDPCRYGLTTPTRSHNPLVVEFEHWVSLARDIASAGSVWTAVSFVILPPGWRADGSGETTEALRQRNPAARRTVPVGTPGR, from the coding sequence ATGTTTACCTCTGGAAAAATCGCACTTTGTGTAACTCTGTTCGTCGTTGGCGTCTCGCTGATCGAGGCGTGCGTGCTCACCCGCAGTCAGCGCAATAGCGCCACGCCCTTCGACTGGCATGAAGTGTGGATATCGCTGGCCGATCTGGCCGGCCGCAAGCTGTTCGCGCTGCTGCCGCTTTCGCTTGCGACGCCCATTTTTGCGCTCGCCTGGGATCACCGGATCTTTACCGTCACGCTCAACAGCGCGCTGATGGTGTTCCTACTCTTTATCGGCCAGGAGTTTTGCTATTACTGGTACCACCGCGCGTCGCACCGCATCCGTTTTTTCTGGGCGACGCATGCGGTTCACCACTCGCCGAACCAGCTGACGCTATCATCGGCTTACCGGCTCGGCCTGACCGGCAAGCTAACCGGCTCGGCAATGTTTTTCGCGCCTCTCGTGTGGCTTGGCGTGCGTCCGGAAATCGTGCTGGCGACGCTGAGCTTCAATTTGCTTTATCAGTTCTGGCTGCATAACACGTGGACGCCGAAACTCGGCTGGCTCGAATACGTGTTCAATACGCCATCCGCGCATCGCGTGCACCACGCCTCGAACGTCGATTATCTCGATGCGAACTATGGTGGTGTACTCGTCGTATTCGACCGCTTGTTCGGCACGTATGTCGAAGAACGCGCCGATGACCCGTGCCGCTACGGTCTCACGACACCGACGCGCTCTCACAATCCGCTCGTCGTCGAATTCGAGCACTGGGTCAGCCTCGCCCGTGATATCGCATCGGCGGGCAGCGTGTGGACTGCGGTCAGCTTCGTGATCCTACCGCCGGGCTGGCGCGCGGACGGTTCCGGCGAAACAACCGAAGCGCTGCGTCAGCGGAATCCGGCCGCACGTCGTACGGTTCCAGTCGGTACGCCGGGCCGGTGA
- a CDS encoding serine/threonine-protein kinase, whose translation MSNEATPTRIGKYRIDRVLGTGAMGVVYLAFDPHLERPVALKTVRRELLAGEDTSGDMLLRFRNEARAAGRLAHPNIVTVHDFGEDGGTAYIVMEYVAGHGLDTLLVPGHALPLSEAFHWLAQLLAALAYAHEAGVVHRDIKPANLLVTAAGLLKVADFGVARIGSSATSSGWMIGTPSYMSPEQFEGESVDARADLFSAGVVLYRMLTGRQPFVGSPATIRQKIIKDAPARPSEIVSALPPALDAMVAKALARRPDDRFGSAAEWLASLRSLAVSPAAADDDRTIVTPSVYWSASASLPAHATGVGPAPVPVPSAPPSWPPEMLARIERQLATQMGPLASLLVRRAATQTNDLPTLGAQLAAALPDTARLEFEQAFARLTAGLPDMSTMTSSSPGSRVATAAAKVSAVSPASAAGTSPDSAIDQASIDAVAVKLAVYLGPIAKMIASREARHAANFDEFVQRVEDCITDPAQRGRFRHDVDSSG comes from the coding sequence ATGAGCAACGAAGCAACGCCTACGCGCATTGGCAAGTACCGGATCGACCGCGTGCTGGGGACGGGCGCCATGGGCGTCGTCTATCTCGCGTTCGACCCGCACCTGGAAAGACCGGTGGCGCTGAAAACCGTGCGTCGCGAACTGCTCGCCGGCGAGGACACGAGTGGCGACATGCTGCTGCGTTTTCGCAACGAGGCACGCGCGGCCGGTCGGCTCGCGCATCCGAACATCGTCACGGTCCACGATTTCGGCGAAGACGGCGGTACGGCTTATATCGTGATGGAGTACGTCGCCGGGCATGGCCTCGATACATTGCTGGTGCCGGGCCACGCGTTGCCGCTGTCGGAGGCTTTCCACTGGCTCGCGCAACTGCTCGCCGCGCTCGCGTATGCGCATGAGGCCGGCGTCGTGCACCGCGATATCAAGCCGGCGAATCTGCTCGTCACGGCGGCGGGGCTTCTGAAGGTCGCCGATTTTGGCGTCGCGCGCATCGGCTCATCCGCCACCTCGTCCGGGTGGATGATCGGCACGCCGAGCTACATGTCGCCCGAGCAGTTCGAGGGCGAATCGGTCGATGCCCGCGCGGACCTGTTCTCGGCCGGCGTCGTGCTGTACCGCATGCTGACCGGCCGCCAGCCGTTCGTCGGCTCGCCGGCCACGATCAGGCAGAAGATCATCAAAGATGCGCCGGCCCGGCCATCGGAAATCGTCTCCGCGTTGCCGCCGGCGCTCGACGCGATGGTCGCGAAAGCACTCGCGAGGCGGCCGGACGACCGCTTCGGTTCGGCCGCGGAATGGCTCGCGAGCTTGAGGTCGTTGGCCGTCTCGCCGGCGGCGGCCGACGATGACCGGACTATCGTGACGCCGTCCGTGTATTGGTCCGCGTCCGCTTCCTTGCCAGCGCATGCGACGGGCGTCGGCCCCGCACCTGTGCCCGTGCCTTCGGCGCCGCCGAGTTGGCCGCCTGAGATGCTCGCGCGCATCGAACGCCAACTCGCGACCCAGATGGGCCCGCTCGCGAGCCTTCTGGTGCGACGCGCGGCCACCCAGACGAACGACCTGCCGACGCTCGGCGCGCAGCTGGCGGCGGCGTTGCCGGACACGGCGCGGCTTGAATTCGAGCAGGCCTTCGCGCGGCTGACGGCTGGCTTGCCCGATATGTCGACGATGACCTCGTCATCGCCGGGCTCACGCGTCGCGACGGCTGCCGCAAAGGTATCGGCTGTATCGCCCGCGAGCGCCGCAGGCACGTCACCAGACAGTGCGATCGATCAGGCCAGCATCGATGCCGTCGCCGTTAAACTGGCCGTCTATCTGGGACCGATCGCTAAGATGATTGCCAGTCGCGAGGCGCGGCATGCTGCGAATTTCGACGAGTTCGTCCAGCGGGTCGAGGACTGCATCACCGACCCCGCGCAACGCGGTCGATTCCGGCACGATGTCGATTCATCCGGTTAG